The nucleotide sequence CGCCCTGCGCTTCCTCGGCGTGGACATCGGCGCCACCTCGATCGACGTGGCCGTCACCAACGCGGAGCTGGAGGTGCTCGGGCATCTCAACCACCCGATGGACGTCCGCGAGGGCCCGGTCGCCGTCTTCGAGCAGGTGCTCACGATGGCCGGCAAGCTCAAGGTGTCCGGTCTCGCCGACGAGTTCGACGGCGCCGGCATCGGGGTCCCCGGTCCTGTCCGCTTCCCCGAGGGTGTGCCCGTAGCACCGCCGATCATGCCCGGCTGGGACGGCTTCCCGGTCCGTGAGGCGCTCAGCCAGGAACTGGGCTGCCCCGTCATGGTCGACAACGACGTGAACCTGATGGCGATGGGGGAGCAGCACGCGGGCGTCGCACGCTCCGTCGGTGACTTCCTCTGCGTCAAGATCGGTACCGGTATCGGCTGCGGCATCGTCGTCGGCGGCGAGGTCTACCGCGGTACGACGGGCAGCGCGGGCGACATCGGTCATATCCAGGTCGAGCCCGACGGACGTGCCTGCGCGTGCGGCAACAGGGGCTGCCTGGAAGCCCACTTCAGCGGCGCCGCGCTCGCCCGCGACGCCGACGACGCGGCCCGCGACGGCCGCTCACCCGAACTCGCCGCCCGGCTCGCCGCCGGCGGCACACTGACGGCCGTCGATGTCGCGGCGGCCGCAGCGGCCGGCGACACCGCCGCACTCGATCTCATCCGCGACGGCGGCAACCGGGTCGGCCAGGTCATCGCCGGGCTCGTCAGCTTCTTCAACCCCGGACTCGTGGTGATCGGCGGCGGTGTGACCGGCCTCGGCCACACCCTGCTGGCCTCGGTCCGTACCCAGGTCTACCGGCAGTCCCTGCCGCTGGCCACCGGCAACCTCCCCATCGTCCTGGGGGAGTTGGGCCCCGTCGCCGGTGTCACCGGCGCGGCCCGGCTCATCAGCGACCACCTGTTCTCGCCGGCCTGACGCCGGCGCGCATCACCGTAAGCACACCGCACCGCACAACAAAGCAACACCGCACAACAGAGAACAACACCGCACAACACGGCACAGCACCACGGCCCAGCACCACGGCACGCAACGGCACCACGGCACAGCACCAGCACCGCACACGCAAGAGCCGCACACACGCAAGAGCCGCACCGTGCTCCACCCTGCCCTTGACCTGCCCTGCCCGCGGGGCGGCCGGTTCCGCCGAGGGGATACGCCATGGCACCAGCACCACCCGAATCCGTACTGCTCACCATGTCCGGCATCACCAAGTCCTTCCCCGGAGTTCGCGCCCTCGACGGTGTGGACCTGGAGGTCAGGGCCGGCGAGGTGCACTGTCTGCTGGGCCAGAACGGCGCAGGCAAGTCCACACTCATCAAGGTGCTGGCCGGTGCCCACCAGCCCAACGACGGTGTGATCACCTGGCGCGGCGAAGCGGTCGCGCTCAAGTCACCCATCGCCGCCATGCGGCTCGGCATCGCCACCATCTACCAGGAACTCGACCTGGTGGAAGGGCTTTCGGTCGCCGAGAACATCTTCCTCGGCCATGAACCCACCAGCGCCGGGTTCGTCGTCAGGGGCCGGGAGGCCAGGAAGAACGCCGAGGCGCTGCTGAAGCGGCTCGGCCACCCGGAGATCCAGGCCCACCGCACCGTGGGCTCGCTCTCCGCGGCCCAGCAGCAGATCGTCTCCATGGCACGCGCGCTCTCCCACGACGTACGCCTCATCGTCATGGACGAACCGTCAGCGGCCCTCGACCCGGACGAAGTCGACAACCTGTTCCGGATCGTGGCCACTTTGATCGCCGACGGGGTCGCCGTCGTCTACATCTCCCACCGGCTGGAGGAGATCCGCCGCATCGGCGACCGGGTCACCGTGCTCAAGGACGGCAAGACCGTCGCCGTGGGGCTGCCGGCCAAGGAGACCCCGACCCGCGAGATCGTCGCCCTGATGACCGGACGGAACGTCGAGTACGTCTTCCCCGAGCACCAGGCGGCGCCCCCGGCCGCGACGACCGAGCCCGTCCTGCGGGTCGAAGGCCTGTCCAGGGAGGGCGAGTTCGCCCCCGTCGACCTCGAACTGCGGCCCGGCGAGATCGTCGGCCTCGCCGGACTCGTCGGCTCCGGGCGCTCCGAGATCCTGGAGACCATCTACGGTGCCCGCAAGCCGAGCACCGGTCAGGTCTTCGTCGCGGGCAAACCACTGCGCCCCGGCAGTGTGCGCGCAGCCGTACGGGCCGGCATCGGGCTCGCGCCCGAGGAACGCAAGGCCCAGGGCCTGCTGATGCTCGAATCCGTCACCCGCAACGTGTCGGTCTCGACCCTCTCCCGCTTCTCGCGGGCCGGCTGGCTCGACCGGTCGGCCGAGCGCTCGGCGGCCCAGGCGGCCACCAGGGAACTGTCCCTGCGCCCCGACAACCCGGACGCCCGGATCCGTACCCTCTCCGGCGGCAACCAGCAGAAGGCGGTACTCGCCCGCTGGCTGCTGCGCGGCTGCCGGGTCCTGCTCCTCGACGAACCCACCCGCGGTGTGGACGTCGGCGCGCGCGCCGAGCTCTACTCCGTGATCCGCCGGCTGGCCGACGACGGCCTCGCCGTACTGCTCGTCTCCAGCGAGGTCCCCGAAGTCCTGGGCCTCGCCGACCGGGTGCTGGTGCTCCGTGAAGGCCAGGTCGTCCACCGGGCGCCGGCCGAGGAGCTCGACGAACACCGTGTACTCGACCTTGTGATGGAAGGGAGCCCGACGCCATGAAGCAGCCTGCCTCTGAGGCGCAGCAGGGCGGGCCGGACGCCGCGGCCGCACCCGAGCAGCCGACGTCCGCTGTCAGCACCGCCAAGTCAGGTCCGCAGAAGGGCGGCAAGCCCGGTCTCGGGCTGCGGCTCGACGTCCGTAACCTC is from Streptomyces sp. NBC_00370 and encodes:
- a CDS encoding ROK family transcriptional regulator is translated as MTARPANAHQARLLRLLRDGGPNSRAQLGDQVDLSRSKLAVEVDRLLETGLVVADGLAASRGGRRSHNIRLAPALRFLGVDIGATSIDVAVTNAELEVLGHLNHPMDVREGPVAVFEQVLTMAGKLKVSGLADEFDGAGIGVPGPVRFPEGVPVAPPIMPGWDGFPVREALSQELGCPVMVDNDVNLMAMGEQHAGVARSVGDFLCVKIGTGIGCGIVVGGEVYRGTTGSAGDIGHIQVEPDGRACACGNRGCLEAHFSGAALARDADDAARDGRSPELAARLAAGGTLTAVDVAAAAAAGDTAALDLIRDGGNRVGQVIAGLVSFFNPGLVVIGGGVTGLGHTLLASVRTQVYRQSLPLATGNLPIVLGELGPVAGVTGAARLISDHLFSPA
- a CDS encoding sugar ABC transporter ATP-binding protein, encoding MAPAPPESVLLTMSGITKSFPGVRALDGVDLEVRAGEVHCLLGQNGAGKSTLIKVLAGAHQPNDGVITWRGEAVALKSPIAAMRLGIATIYQELDLVEGLSVAENIFLGHEPTSAGFVVRGREARKNAEALLKRLGHPEIQAHRTVGSLSAAQQQIVSMARALSHDVRLIVMDEPSAALDPDEVDNLFRIVATLIADGVAVVYISHRLEEIRRIGDRVTVLKDGKTVAVGLPAKETPTREIVALMTGRNVEYVFPEHQAAPPAATTEPVLRVEGLSREGEFAPVDLELRPGEIVGLAGLVGSGRSEILETIYGARKPSTGQVFVAGKPLRPGSVRAAVRAGIGLAPEERKAQGLLMLESVTRNVSVSTLSRFSRAGWLDRSAERSAAQAATRELSLRPDNPDARIRTLSGGNQQKAVLARWLLRGCRVLLLDEPTRGVDVGARAELYSVIRRLADDGLAVLLVSSEVPEVLGLADRVLVLREGQVVHRAPAEELDEHRVLDLVMEGSPTP